GTTGATATCATCCTCCAATCATCGGGTTCTATCCTTTCAAAAGGATATACCAATCCTAGCATAGAAGCATCTATCCTTTCATCGCTCAATATACCATGAGATCTAACAAATATTTTACCATTGAAGTGTTTTTCAAGAATTCTTTTCATTTCCTCGGCAGTTTCCAACCATCTCTTCTCCCTTATTATTTCAAAAGCGCATTCCAAACCTTTTGAACATGCTGCCAAATCATAGGTGAAATTGTCCTTCAAATCAGGAAATGTGTGCCTCTCCTCCCATAAATCATTTGTGATTAGTTTGAAGTGGTCCTTATTCCAGTTGTTACACAAACCATTTGCAGCCTTTTTTATCAGTTCCTCAAATTTCAAAGCCTTTGATAACTTTTTCCTGAAATGGTGGTGTATGGCAAACAATATTGATCCTCCCTGGTCTGGTTGAAACCTTCTCTCTGCTTTTAATCCGTTGACATAGTATTTTTCAAAAAACAGGCCAGTTTCTCTAAAACCCTCAGCCCTCTGAAGACACCATTCAAAGAAATTTTCCTGGATTTTTTTGACACCAAAAATATCACATGCAATACATATGAAAGAAGCGTCCCTCGGCCATACATAAAAGTAATGTTTTGCTTCTGGGGGATAGTATTTTTTTGAAGGATTTGCTGCAACTATTGCACCATTTTCAAGACAACAATCCTTAAGTACTTTTATACTTATTTTCTTCAATTTTCTCAACTTATCCATATCCCCTCTCCCTCAAAAATTTATTCACATCCTTATATGTTGGATATCTCTCCATCCCAAACTTCAAGGTAGATAGAGCTGCAGCCGCATTTCCAAACAAAGCACACTCACCTATATCCTTTCCTTCCAAATATTTCCTGATAAAACCCGCAAAAAAAACATCCCCTGTTCCGGTGGCATTAAGGGATTTTACATGGAAAGGTTTGACCAGTTCACCTCTTCCTTTTTTTGCAACTAGACAACCTTCTTCGCCCAATTTTAGGCAAACTATCTTTGGTCCATACATAAGCATCTTGTCAACTATAAGTTTTGGTGTATCAGTATAAGAAATTGCCTTACCTTCTTCTAAATCTGGGAAAAATATATCTGTTATTCTCAATGTCTCAATTATCTCATTAACCCTTTTTTCACCCCATTCTTCGGGGTCCCAGTTTGGGTCAAGGGTTGTCTCCATCCCCTTTTCTTTTGCATTCAAGAAAATATTCTTAACATATTTCCTTAAGTTTTCTA
This portion of the Candidatus Aenigmatarchaeota archaeon genome encodes:
- a CDS encoding carbohydrate kinase family protein; this translates as MVDITIIGDINVDIINYPLKIFPEENRQVLTKRIFLSPGGSACNSAIACSRLGLKTRLIGRLGEDIFSNFVLDKLKEASVDTKIKISKKDECGLTVAITVGNSRSFITYKGTNQKLSPEDFSEDEIEGRIVSVAGFNLLENLRKYVKNIFLNAKEKGMETTLDPNWDPEEWGEKRVNEIIETLRITDIFFPDLEEGKAISYTDTPKLIVDKMLMYGPKIVCLKLGEEGCLVAKKGRGELVKPFHVKSLNATGTGDVFFAGFIRKYLEGKDIGECALFGNAAAALSTLKFGMERYPTYKDVNKFLRERGYG